One Clostridia bacterium DNA window includes the following coding sequences:
- a CDS encoding triphosphoribosyl-dephospho-CoA synthase translates to MNPKTMAALAAEAMQKQLDVTPKPGLVDKNGTGAHVDLDYATMQKVIAMLVPHWETFAETGLFLAEKSDAEVSAVMEKVGEAVIDEIFAVTDGVNVYKGTVFCLGLFITAYYRLYRKGAPLTPVTVSDQIARLAAPIRRRKDTHGDWVNESYQVGGALAEAQAGYRRWLNALPLLREAVAKGEEARFFLYVVAHLEDSCLYYRAGAELAGNAATIAAYLYEHYNEEDVLAACAYFERCHLSTGGAGDILTLMLLADAVLR, encoded by the coding sequence ATGAATCCCAAGACGATGGCGGCACTGGCCGCCGAAGCTATGCAAAAGCAGTTGGACGTCACCCCCAAGCCCGGCTTGGTGGACAAGAACGGAACGGGGGCGCACGTCGATTTGGACTATGCCACCATGCAAAAGGTCATCGCCATGCTCGTGCCCCATTGGGAGACCTTCGCCGAGACGGGGCTGTTCCTCGCCGAGAAGTCGGACGCCGAGGTTTCCGCCGTGATGGAAAAGGTGGGCGAAGCGGTCATCGACGAGATATTCGCCGTCACGGACGGCGTCAACGTCTACAAGGGCACGGTGTTTTGTCTCGGGCTGTTCATCACGGCCTACTACCGCCTCTACCGCAAGGGTGCGCCCTTGACGCCCGTGACCGTCAGCGACCAGATCGCTCGGTTGGCCGCGCCCATTCGCCGCCGCAAGGACACGCACGGCGATTGGGTCAACGAGAGTTACCAGGTGGGCGGCGCGTTGGCCGAGGCGCAGGCGGGCTACCGCCGTTGGTTGAACGCCTTGCCCCTATTGCGCGAGGCCGTGGCCAAAGGAGAGGAAGCGCGCTTTTTCCTGTACGTGGTGGCCCATCTCGAAGACAGTTGTCTATATTATCGCGCGGGTGCGGAGTTGGCCGGCAACGCGGCCACCATCGCCGCGTATTTGTACGAGCATTACAACGAGGAAGACGTCTTGGCGGCGTGCGCCTATTTCGAGCGTTGCCACCTGTCTACGGGTGGCGCGGGCGATATATTGACGCTGATGCTATTGGCGGACGCCGTATTACGATAG